A single region of the Syntrophotaleaceae bacterium genome encodes:
- a CDS encoding DUF4911 domain-containing protein: MSGLSKRYFRLPTRQIGYLRFILESYDGLAYVTTLDAAGGLVEIVYPSSRGTDADGLIDALVAELGMVERENPF, translated from the coding sequence ATGAGCGGACTGTCAAAAAGATATTTCCGTTTGCCGACCCGGCAGATCGGTTACCTGCGTTTTATTCTGGAAAGTTACGACGGACTTGCCTATGTCACCACCCTCGATGCCGCCGGGGGGCTGGTCGAAATCGTCTATCCCTCATCCCGGGGGACCGATGCCGACGGGCTGATCGATGCCCTTGTCGCCGAGCTGGGCATGGTGGAGCGGGAAAATCCCTTCTGA